In Alteracholeplasma palmae J233, a single genomic region encodes these proteins:
- the guaA gene encoding glutamine-hydrolyzing GMP synthase: MEDKIIVLDFGSQYNQLIVRRVRELGVYSELVSHEISLEKIKSDKTIKGIILSGGPHSVYEENSFSIDKTIFELDIPVLGICYGMQLMASLLGGTVTKSDKKEYGLTKIDIIDSSLTKELPKSFNVWMSHDDSVVKVPKDFKTTAKSSLTQTVMMEHINKPLYGIQYHVEVNHTEYGKDILSHFIDKCDVKRTWSMKTFIKEETKKIKETIKEDKVILGLSGGVDSSVVAALLNHAIKAQLTCIFVDHGLLRKDEAKSVKEVFENEFKMNLVVVDAKERFLTKLKGITDPETKRKIIGTEFIRVFEEETKKLEDAKFLAQGTLYTDIIESGTKHAETIKSHHNVGGLPKDIKFKLIEPLNTLFKDEVRQLGKELGLSDEIVQRQPFPGPGLGIRILGDITEEKITIVQESDYILREEIKRYQQDSKIWQYFTVLTPIKTVGVKGDKRAYENVLAIRAVTSVDGMTAAFAHIPYEILEVISTRIINEVRGVGRVVYDITSKPPGTIEWE, translated from the coding sequence ATGGAAGATAAAATTATTGTTTTAGATTTTGGTAGCCAATATAATCAGCTCATTGTGAGAAGAGTTAGAGAATTAGGTGTTTATAGCGAATTAGTTTCACATGAAATAAGTTTAGAAAAAATCAAAAGTGATAAGACAATTAAAGGGATTATATTATCAGGTGGGCCACATTCTGTTTATGAAGAAAATAGCTTTAGTATAGATAAAACAATTTTTGAATTAGATATTCCTGTTTTAGGTATTTGTTATGGCATGCAACTTATGGCTAGTTTGTTAGGTGGAACTGTAACAAAAAGTGATAAAAAGGAATATGGATTAACAAAAATTGATATTATAGATAGCTCTTTAACTAAAGAATTACCTAAATCATTTAATGTATGGATGAGCCATGATGATAGTGTAGTAAAAGTTCCAAAAGATTTTAAGACAACAGCTAAAAGCTCACTTACACAAACTGTTATGATGGAACATATAAATAAGCCACTTTATGGAATTCAGTATCATGTTGAGGTGAATCATACTGAATATGGTAAAGATATTTTATCTCACTTTATAGATAAGTGTGATGTTAAAAGAACTTGGTCTATGAAAACTTTTATTAAAGAGGAAACAAAAAAGATAAAAGAAACGATTAAAGAAGATAAAGTTATATTAGGACTATCAGGTGGAGTTGATAGTAGTGTGGTTGCGGCACTTTTAAACCATGCGATTAAAGCTCAATTAACATGTATTTTTGTTGATCATGGATTATTAAGAAAAGATGAAGCTAAAAGTGTTAAAGAAGTATTTGAAAATGAGTTTAAAATGAATTTGGTAGTTGTAGATGCTAAAGAAAGATTTTTAACTAAATTAAAAGGTATCACTGATCCTGAAACTAAAAGAAAAATTATAGGTACTGAGTTTATTAGAGTCTTTGAAGAAGAAACTAAAAAATTAGAAGATGCTAAATTTCTAGCACAAGGAACACTATATACAGATATTATAGAATCAGGAACTAAACATGCAGAAACGATTAAATCACATCATAATGTTGGAGGACTTCCTAAAGATATTAAATTTAAGCTTATTGAACCTTTAAATACTTTATTTAAAGATGAAGTGAGACAATTAGGAAAAGAACTAGGTTTAAGTGATGAAATTGTTCAAAGACAACCGTTTCCAGGACCTGGGTTAGGTATTAGAATTTTAGGAGATATAACAGAAGAAAAAATCACTATCGTACAAGAAAGTGATTATATTTTAAGAGAAGAAATAAAAAGATATCAACAAGATAGTAAAATATGGCAGTATTTCACAGTTTTAACTCCTATCAAAACTGTAGGGGTTAAAGGTGATAAACGCGCTTATGAAAATGTTTTAGCAATTAGAGCAGTAACATCAGTAGATGGCATGACAGCGGCTTTTGCTCATATTCCATATGAAATACTAGAAGTGATTTCAACAAGAATTATTAATGAAGTAAGAGGTGTTGGTAGAGTAGTATATGATATTACTTCTAAACCACCAGGGACAATTGAGTGGGAGTAA
- a CDS encoding VOC family protein → MFKRIDTAFVYVSNMEASVNWYKEILGLKVALDYPGYVSFKLGETYLTLIQNKDQINQKFSTFNFFVDDAFATHQYLTEKFVEVTEIKSDGVDHFAFFDLDGNRLEICSFK, encoded by the coding sequence ATGTTTAAAAGAATTGACACTGCATTTGTATATGTTTCTAATATGGAGGCATCGGTGAATTGGTACAAGGAGATTCTAGGGTTAAAAGTAGCGTTGGATTATCCAGGATATGTTTCTTTTAAACTAGGAGAAACATACCTTACATTAATCCAGAACAAAGATCAAATAAATCAAAAGTTTAGTACTTTTAATTTTTTTGTTGATGATGCTTTTGCAACGCATCAATATTTAACTGAAAAATTTGTAGAAGTTACTGAAATTAAAAGTGATGGCGTAGATCATTTTGCTTTCTTTGATTTAGATGGTAATAGATTAGAAATCTGCTCATTCAAGTGA
- the ald gene encoding alanine dehydrogenase has protein sequence MLIGTIKEMMNNEYRVGLTASNVYELVEQGHEVLVEKGSGVNSGISDEEYLEAGAKIIETAKEVWDRVELLIKVKEPIESEFKYFRSNLTIFSYMHLSAHKELTAELLKKGTNAISYETLTTKDGELPCLKPMSSIAGRMSAIIGSEYLQKAKGGSGILISGLPGVKRANAVIVGAGNVGENALKMLVGLGANVTILDVDIKKLGVLDDIYQNRIQTLYSDSDNLEKAITKADLVIGAISLPGLKTPKLIKRKYYKKMRPGSVIVDVAIDQGGSTEVSRVTTHDDPVFYVDGILHYCVANIPGAVPLTSTEALNNATFKYISLIAELGIENALEQSDEIKTAANIINGKVVNENVARSLKLNFSEL, from the coding sequence TTGCTGATAGGCACAATAAAAGAAATGATGAATAATGAATACCGTGTAGGGCTTACTGCAAGCAATGTATATGAGCTTGTTGAACAAGGACATGAGGTATTAGTTGAAAAAGGTTCAGGAGTTAATTCTGGAATTAGTGATGAAGAATATCTAGAAGCTGGCGCTAAAATTATAGAAACAGCCAAAGAAGTTTGGGATAGAGTTGAGTTACTAATAAAGGTTAAAGAACCTATTGAAAGTGAATTTAAATATTTTAGAAGCAATTTGACAATATTTAGTTATATGCATTTATCTGCACATAAAGAATTAACTGCGGAATTATTAAAAAAAGGAACGAATGCTATTTCTTATGAAACGTTAACGACCAAAGATGGAGAGCTTCCATGCTTGAAACCAATGAGTAGTATCGCAGGGCGTATGAGTGCTATTATAGGTTCTGAGTATTTGCAAAAAGCAAAAGGTGGAAGTGGGATATTGATATCTGGTCTTCCTGGCGTTAAGCGAGCGAATGCAGTTATCGTTGGTGCTGGTAACGTTGGAGAAAATGCTTTAAAAATGCTTGTTGGTCTTGGTGCTAATGTGACGATTCTTGATGTAGACATTAAAAAACTGGGTGTTTTAGATGATATTTATCAAAATAGAATCCAGACTTTATATAGTGATTCAGATAACTTAGAAAAAGCAATCACAAAGGCAGATTTAGTTATTGGGGCAATCTCTTTACCTGGGCTTAAAACACCTAAACTAATCAAGCGAAAGTATTATAAAAAAATGAGACCTGGTAGTGTGATTGTTGATGTTGCAATTGATCAAGGTGGTTCAACTGAAGTAAGTAGAGTGACAACACATGATGATCCGGTATTTTATGTAGATGGTATTTTGCATTATTGTGTTGCTAATATACCAGGAGCTGTACCATTAACATCAACAGAAGCGTTAAATAACGCAACTTTTAAGTATATATCCTTAATTGCTGAATTAGGAATTGAAAATGCCTTAGAACAAAGTGATGAAATTAAAACAGCTGCGAATATCATTAATGGTAAAGTTGTTAATGAAAATGTAGCAAGATCATTAAAACTTAATTTTAGTGAACTATAA
- a CDS encoding patatin-like phospholipase family protein — MSKVGLALGGGGAKGSYQIGVLKALSEYGLLDQVKIVSGTSIGALNATLVMGKMPYEHMVDFWKSMTNSTIYSSLVRYKDDRLGFFDQTIMYKQLIKQQDIAYVKESPIEGYVVLSKTSSQRMITQLNKKIVESKIVHLNKIKDPYKYVLASASVPIIFGPTKIGEDLFVDGGLVDNLPVEILIKKGCDIVFTVGLRPDYSFDTFKDNSIIIDFSPPQKIGKTILTMLNFNPKYIEDRIKMGYTYTKQVLDSLIEINVISENLEFDLSKKGVYRL; from the coding sequence ATGTCTAAAGTAGGTTTAGCCCTAGGTGGCGGCGGGGCAAAAGGAAGCTACCAAATTGGAGTTTTAAAAGCACTATCTGAATATGGTTTATTAGACCAAGTTAAAATAGTATCCGGTACTTCTATTGGTGCATTAAATGCTACTTTAGTCATGGGGAAAATGCCATATGAACATATGGTAGATTTTTGGAAGTCCATGACCAATTCTACTATCTATAGCAGTTTAGTCAGATATAAAGATGATAGATTAGGTTTCTTTGACCAAACCATTATGTATAAACAACTCATTAAGCAACAAGACATTGCCTATGTTAAAGAAAGCCCAATAGAAGGCTATGTTGTCTTATCTAAAACTTCTAGCCAAAGAATGATCACACAACTCAATAAAAAAATAGTTGAATCTAAAATCGTTCATTTAAATAAAATCAAAGACCCTTATAAATATGTTTTAGCCAGTGCTTCTGTTCCTATTATATTTGGCCCAACTAAAATCGGTGAAGACTTATTTGTAGATGGAGGATTAGTAGATAACTTACCTGTTGAAATTTTAATTAAAAAAGGCTGTGATATTGTCTTTACAGTTGGCTTAAGACCAGATTACTCTTTTGATACCTTTAAAGATAATAGTATTATCATAGATTTTTCTCCACCTCAAAAAATAGGAAAAACTATTTTAACTATGTTAAATTTCAATCCTAAATATATAGAAGATAGAATCAAAATGGGATACACTTATACCAAGCAAGTATTAGACTCACTCATAGAAATCAATGTTATTTCTGAAAATCTAGAATTTGATTTATCTAAAAAAGGTGTTTATAGACTATAA
- the trpS gene encoding tryptophan--tRNA ligase, which yields MKRLVSGIKPTGEITLGNYIGALKQFVDLQNTLKDTEFFIFIADLHAITVPQEKSELRKKIKSIAAIYLACGLNPEKVNLFIQSEVIEHAYLGYIMESNAYVGEMERMTQYKDKKVKQETGIRTSLLTYPALMAADILMYDANIVPIGEDQTQHLELTRTIANRFNNLYGDTFIVPEGFTPKTGARIKSLTDPSKKMSKTEDNPKSYVLLLDDLNQIKNKIKSAVTDSDTKVYYDLENKPGISNLLTIYASLKDLSIKDTENLFKDSSYKEFKESVADVVVEVIKPIQEKYKTLINSKELDDILTLGAQNARIIAERKIKKVNQRIGLGRK from the coding sequence ATGAAAAGACTTGTATCAGGTATTAAACCAACTGGTGAAATTACACTAGGAAACTACATTGGAGCTTTAAAACAATTTGTTGATTTACAAAACACTTTAAAAGACACTGAATTTTTTATTTTTATTGCGGACTTACATGCAATCACAGTCCCTCAAGAAAAATCAGAATTAAGAAAAAAAATTAAAAGCATTGCTGCTATTTACTTAGCTTGTGGGTTAAATCCAGAAAAGGTTAACTTATTTATTCAATCTGAAGTCATTGAACATGCTTATCTTGGCTATATCATGGAATCTAATGCTTATGTTGGAGAAATGGAAAGAATGACTCAATATAAAGACAAAAAGGTTAAACAAGAAACTGGTATTAGAACATCTCTTTTAACTTATCCTGCGTTAATGGCTGCGGATATTTTAATGTATGATGCTAATATTGTTCCAATCGGAGAAGATCAAACTCAACATTTAGAATTAACTAGAACAATAGCTAATCGATTTAATAATTTATATGGTGATACATTTATCGTTCCAGAAGGATTTACCCCTAAAACAGGAGCTAGAATTAAATCCTTAACTGATCCTAGCAAAAAAATGTCTAAAACAGAAGATAACCCAAAAAGCTATGTACTTCTTTTAGATGATTTAAATCAAATAAAAAATAAAATTAAAAGTGCCGTTACAGATTCAGATACTAAAGTATATTATGACTTAGAAAATAAACCTGGAATTAGTAATTTGCTTACTATTTATGCTTCACTAAAAGACTTATCTATCAAAGATACAGAAAATCTATTCAAAGATAGTTCATATAAAGAATTTAAAGAAAGTGTTGCTGATGTAGTTGTTGAAGTCATTAAACCTATTCAAGAAAAATATAAAACACTTATCAATAGTAAAGAATTAGATGACATATTAACACTAGGTGCACAAAATGCTAGAATCATTGCCGAAAGAAAAATTAAAAAGGTAAATCAAAGAATTGGTTTAGGAAGAAAATAG
- the pepF gene encoding oligoendopeptidase F, protein MQKWDLTYFYPSDDAWEKDYEILESMINHFETFQGKLNEFDTFKAYHLYEEKFITLLYKVYPYAHLGSDLNLKDSVKGNQNQRVGLLLSKLGQKTSFVSPEIISLGEEKVISWAKNDDFLKAYVFPFEKLFRGQKHVLSELEEKILANYSSIRSIPTQLYQSLSIIDRTDEEVTLSNGKKVLVSAASYRALIEESENPSDRQLVFEALYKRYKDNKSAFANTYNLVLQQRAASYKSRNYASSLEAALDGNNIPVSVFHNLKDVVYENTDLIKRYINLRKKHLNLETYHTYDRFLKLAKSDKKYTYAESKELFFESIKHFTPEFVEKQKSAVADGFVDVLPQDGKRTGAYSSGFYGHHPFILLNHNETLDSAFTLAHEAGHSAHTLFSNEARPMAIADYTIFVAEIASTFNEHALLDYMLKNVTSKNERIVLLESAIDGILSTFYRQTLFATYEYEANKLVEEGKPINADALSKIMIDLYKHYYDLDIAKENGKELVWAYIPHLFHTPFYVYQYATSYSASLKIYSDIKNNKPHAMENYLGLLKSGGSDYPVNQAKKAGADLTTKDTFLAVITRFKELLDLLEETLKA, encoded by the coding sequence ATGCAAAAATGGGACTTAACTTACTTTTATCCAAGCGATGATGCTTGGGAAAAAGATTACGAAATATTAGAATCTATGATTAACCATTTTGAAACTTTCCAAGGAAAACTAAATGAATTTGACACGTTTAAAGCTTATCACCTATATGAAGAAAAATTCATAACTTTATTATACAAAGTTTATCCTTATGCTCACCTTGGTTCAGACTTAAATTTAAAAGATTCAGTTAAAGGAAACCAAAACCAAAGAGTTGGTTTACTATTATCAAAATTAGGACAAAAAACTTCTTTCGTTAGTCCTGAAATTATTTCACTTGGTGAAGAAAAAGTAATTAGTTGGGCAAAAAACGATGACTTTTTAAAAGCTTATGTTTTTCCATTTGAAAAATTATTTAGAGGACAAAAACATGTTTTATCTGAATTAGAAGAAAAAATTCTTGCTAACTACAGTTCAATTAGATCCATACCAACTCAACTTTATCAATCTTTATCAATTATTGATAGAACAGATGAAGAAGTTACTTTATCAAATGGTAAAAAGGTTTTAGTTTCAGCTGCTTCATATCGTGCCTTAATTGAAGAAAGCGAAAATCCAAGTGACCGTCAATTAGTATTTGAAGCATTATATAAACGTTATAAAGATAACAAATCTGCTTTCGCTAATACTTATAACCTTGTTTTACAACAAAGAGCTGCTAGTTACAAATCAAGAAACTATGCTTCTTCTTTAGAAGCTGCCCTTGATGGAAATAACATACCCGTTTCAGTTTTCCATAATTTAAAAGATGTTGTTTATGAAAATACTGACTTAATTAAACGCTATATTAATTTACGTAAAAAGCATTTAAATCTTGAAACTTATCATACATATGACAGATTCTTAAAATTAGCTAAAAGTGATAAAAAATACACGTATGCTGAATCTAAAGAATTATTCTTTGAATCAATCAAACACTTTACTCCAGAATTTGTGGAAAAACAAAAAAGTGCGGTTGCAGATGGATTTGTTGATGTCTTACCTCAAGACGGAAAAAGAACAGGGGCTTACTCATCAGGCTTTTACGGACATCATCCATTTATTTTATTAAACCATAATGAAACATTAGACTCTGCATTTACATTAGCCCATGAAGCAGGTCACAGTGCACATACCTTATTCTCAAATGAAGCTAGACCTATGGCAATTGCTGACTATACAATCTTTGTTGCTGAAATTGCTTCCACTTTCAATGAACATGCTTTATTAGACTATATGCTTAAAAATGTTACTTCTAAAAATGAACGCATTGTTTTATTAGAATCCGCAATCGACGGTATCTTAAGTACATTCTATCGTCAAACATTATTCGCTACTTATGAGTATGAAGCAAACAAACTTGTTGAAGAAGGAAAACCAATTAACGCTGATGCTCTATCAAAAATTATGATTGATTTATATAAACATTATTATGATTTAGATATCGCTAAAGAAAATGGGAAAGAATTAGTTTGGGCTTATATACCCCATTTATTCCATACACCATTTTATGTTTATCAATATGCTACTTCATATAGTGCTTCACTTAAAATATATTCAGACATTAAAAACAATAAACCTCATGCAATGGAAAACTATTTAGGTTTATTAAAATCAGGTGGTTCAGATTATCCAGTTAATCAAGCTAAAAAAGCTGGTGCTGATTTAACTACTAAAGATACTTTCTTAGCAGTTATTACTCGCTTTAAAGAATTATTAGATTTACTTGAAGAAACTTTAAAAGCGTGA
- the spx gene encoding transcriptional regulator Spx, with product MITIYTTPSCSSCRKAKKWLDEHNVVYEERNLFNHRISNFDIDMMLEHAENGFDDIISTRSKIFKEKDLDVEDMSVSELKNFIIDNPSILKRPIIVDEKRMQVGYNDEEIRVFIPKKLRDFIMSSNIYKEDDSEYQTVLEQYFNNDAK from the coding sequence ATGATTACCATTTATACAACACCAAGTTGTTCATCTTGTAGAAAAGCTAAGAAGTGGTTAGACGAGCATAATGTAGTTTATGAAGAAAGAAATCTTTTTAATCACAGAATAAGTAATTTTGATATTGATATGATGCTTGAACATGCTGAAAATGGATTTGATGATATTATTTCAACTCGCTCTAAAATATTTAAAGAAAAAGATTTAGATGTTGAAGATATGTCTGTAAGTGAATTAAAGAATTTCATTATTGATAATCCAAGTATCTTAAAAAGACCTATTATTGTTGATGAAAAAAGAATGCAAGTTGGATATAACGATGAAGAAATCAGAGTATTCATTCCTAAAAAATTAAGAGACTTTATTATGAGTAGCAATATTTATAAAGAAGATGACTCTGAATATCAAACAGTGTTGGAACAATATTTTAATAACGACGCTAAATAA
- a CDS encoding CYTH domain-containing protein, which translates to MKKNIEIEFKTAVSEKVYQDLLEEFGLESNVFKQTNYYFDTDTLDLNKQQIVLRIRKKGNDYYKVTLKSQSDHGAYEYHVLLTPEQANEMLENGFNTKDFFDHVDYFVTFKTSLDNLRARTPYEVGTLFFDRCDYCGITEYEIEYEVDNFEEGKVAFNQFLENHQIEFKPTRRKSDRALTCIVK; encoded by the coding sequence TTGAAGAAAAATATTGAAATTGAGTTTAAAACTGCTGTTTCAGAAAAAGTCTATCAAGACTTATTAGAAGAGTTTGGTTTAGAAAGTAATGTTTTTAAACAAACTAATTATTATTTTGACACTGACACTCTAGATTTGAATAAACAACAAATTGTTTTACGTATTAGAAAAAAGGGTAATGACTACTATAAAGTCACTTTAAAAAGTCAAAGTGATCATGGTGCTTATGAATACCACGTTTTATTAACTCCTGAACAAGCGAATGAAATGCTTGAAAATGGTTTTAATACAAAAGATTTTTTCGATCACGTAGATTACTTTGTTACGTTTAAAACAAGCCTAGATAATTTAAGAGCTAGAACACCTTATGAAGTCGGTACTCTATTTTTTGATAGATGCGACTACTGTGGTATCACTGAATATGAAATAGAATATGAAGTAGATAATTTTGAAGAAGGTAAAGTTGCTTTTAATCAATTTTTAGAAAATCATCAAATTGAATTTAAACCTACAAGAAGAAAAAGTGATCGTGCTTTAACTTGTATTGTTAAATAA
- the gap gene encoding type I glyceraldehyde-3-phosphate dehydrogenase has product MSIKVAINGFGRIGRLAFRLMNEDSRYEIVGINDLTDAETLAYLLKYDTAQGVYKTDSISNDENGIVVDGKKIPVFSEKEPQNLPWGKLGVDVVLECTGFFTDKEKAGLHLKAGAKKVVISAPATGDVKTIVFNVNDDTLTGDEDIVSGASCTTNCLAPIAKVLNDNFGIVKGFMTTVHAYTNDQSLMDQPHKKGILSRRGRAAAQSIIPSSTGAAKAIALVIPELKGKLDGTALRVPTITGSVVDLTVELKKEVTLAEVDAAFKKAANETLAYVADPIVSSDVIGSHYGSLYDAHTTQILKEDPKFVKVMSWYDNEMSYTAQLVRTVGKLASLIK; this is encoded by the coding sequence ATGTCTATTAAAGTTGCAATTAATGGGTTCGGGCGTATCGGAAGATTAGCTTTTCGTTTAATGAATGAAGACAGCAGATATGAAATCGTTGGGATTAACGATTTAACAGATGCTGAAACATTAGCTTATTTACTAAAATATGATACTGCACAAGGTGTTTACAAAACAGATAGTATCTCAAATGATGAAAATGGAATTGTTGTTGATGGTAAAAAAATTCCAGTATTCTCAGAAAAAGAACCACAAAACTTACCTTGGGGTAAATTAGGTGTAGATGTTGTATTAGAATGTACAGGATTCTTCACTGATAAAGAAAAAGCAGGATTACATTTAAAAGCAGGAGCTAAAAAAGTAGTTATTAGTGCTCCAGCAACAGGCGATGTAAAAACAATCGTGTTTAACGTAAATGATGATACTTTAACAGGAGACGAAGATATTGTAAGTGGTGCTTCATGTACTACAAACTGTTTAGCTCCAATTGCTAAAGTATTAAACGATAACTTTGGAATCGTTAAAGGATTCATGACTACAGTTCATGCTTACACTAACGACCAATCATTAATGGATCAACCACACAAAAAAGGAATCTTATCACGTCGTGGACGTGCTGCTGCTCAAAGCATCATTCCTTCATCAACAGGAGCTGCAAAAGCAATCGCTTTAGTTATTCCTGAATTAAAAGGTAAATTAGATGGAACTGCTTTACGTGTTCCAACAATTACTGGTTCAGTTGTTGACTTAACTGTTGAACTTAAAAAAGAAGTTACATTAGCAGAAGTAGATGCTGCATTCAAGAAAGCTGCAAACGAAACTTTAGCTTATGTAGCAGATCCAATTGTTTCAAGTGATGTTATTGGTTCTCATTATGGTTCATTATATGATGCTCATACAACACAAATTTTAAAAGAAGATCCTAAATTCGTTAAAGTTATGTCATGGTATGACAATGAAATGAGTTATACAGCACAATTAGTAAGAACTGTTGGAAAACTTGCATCATTAATTAAATAA
- a CDS encoding signal peptidase I, with protein sequence MKIAKRVGQYFSYIVILFLALMVLLNIVAPKKIVSYVGFNWYRIVSGSMEPQIMTNDLIIVTKVSKFEDLKEKDVITFYARKNGKEISVTHRIRKIENEIIYTIGDNNGGTYDNWDRDIVFSDVIGKVSIVFPTHKIAFLFHPVFLVTIVVVIAGWIYVSYIITRKKKDVE encoded by the coding sequence TTGAAGATAGCCAAAAGAGTTGGACAATATTTTTCTTATATAGTTATACTTTTTTTAGCACTTATGGTTTTATTAAATATTGTAGCGCCTAAAAAAATAGTTAGCTATGTAGGGTTTAATTGGTACAGAATTGTTTCTGGTAGTATGGAACCTCAAATTATGACCAACGATCTGATTATAGTTACTAAAGTAAGTAAATTTGAAGATTTGAAAGAAAAAGATGTTATTACATTTTATGCTAGAAAAAATGGTAAGGAAATATCTGTAACACATCGTATTAGAAAAATAGAAAATGAAATTATATACACTATTGGTGATAACAATGGTGGAACTTATGATAATTGGGATAGAGATATTGTCTTTTCCGATGTTATTGGTAAAGTAAGTATTGTATTTCCTACACATAAGATTGCCTTCTTATTTCATCCTGTCTTTCTTGTCACAATTGTAGTAGTTATTGCTGGATGGATTTATGTTTCATATATTATTACAAGGAAGAAAAAAGATGTGGAATAA
- a CDS encoding uracil-DNA glycosylase, translated as MFHILLQGRKKMWNKLIEAEMKKDYFKNLDLFLEQELKKYTIYPSKENWFKAFEETPYEKVKVVIIGQDPYHGENEAHGLAFSSLSDKRPPSLKNIFEELKSDLNVEIPKTNNLTDWANQGVLLLNTVLTVRKDEANSHKNQGWETFTQNMIASLHKKDYLVYILWGKQAQAYEKWITNKNSLIIKSAHPSPLSVYRGFIGSKPFSKTNEYLMKNKISIIDWHLEK; from the coding sequence ATGTTTCATATATTATTACAAGGAAGAAAAAAGATGTGGAATAAACTGATTGAAGCTGAGATGAAAAAAGATTATTTTAAGAATCTTGATCTATTTTTAGAACAAGAACTTAAAAAGTATACTATTTACCCTTCAAAAGAAAATTGGTTTAAAGCCTTTGAGGAAACACCTTATGAAAAAGTCAAAGTTGTTATCATTGGCCAGGATCCATACCATGGAGAAAATGAAGCCCATGGATTAGCTTTTAGTAGTTTAAGCGATAAACGACCACCCAGTCTTAAAAATATTTTTGAAGAGTTAAAAAGTGATTTAAATGTTGAAATACCTAAAACCAACAATTTAACTGACTGGGCAAATCAAGGAGTGCTTTTATTAAATACCGTTTTAACTGTTAGAAAAGATGAAGCAAATTCCCATAAGAATCAAGGTTGGGAAACTTTCACACAAAATATGATTGCATCATTGCATAAAAAAGATTATCTTGTCTATATTTTATGGGGTAAACAAGCTCAGGCTTATGAAAAATGGATTACAAATAAAAACAGTCTCATTATAAAATCAGCCCATCCGTCGCCTTTATCTGTTTACAGAGGTTTCATTGGTTCTAAGCCTTTTTCTAAAACCAATGAATACTTGATGAAAAATAAAATTTCTATAATTGATTGGCATCTTGAAAAATGA
- a CDS encoding folate family ECF transporter S component, which translates to MKRNLRKITLTAVLTAASIILDVLVKAIIPGNQFGLPIFALPLIIISLFINPFYGLAAGLISDYIGFYLAPRGNYAIIFALSAAMWGFIPGIIANYKSKEYKIIISIFIAHLFATTANTFAMYIEISKNVALSGLLLRSILIPANVALLSILVIILNKRLIPVYDMFLEG; encoded by the coding sequence ATGAAAAGAAATTTAAGAAAAATAACTTTGACTGCTGTTTTAACAGCGGCATCGATTATTTTAGATGTTTTAGTTAAGGCAATTATCCCCGGTAATCAGTTTGGATTACCTATCTTTGCCTTACCGCTTATTATCATTAGTTTATTTATTAATCCATTTTATGGATTAGCTGCAGGTCTTATTAGTGATTATATAGGATTTTACTTAGCACCCCGAGGTAATTATGCTATCATTTTTGCCTTATCAGCAGCAATGTGGGGCTTTATACCTGGGATTATAGCTAACTATAAATCTAAAGAGTATAAAATTATTATTAGTATCTTTATTGCCCACCTTTTCGCAACCACCGCAAACACTTTTGCCATGTATATAGAAATTTCTAAAAATGTTGCTTTAAGTGGACTTTTATTAAGAAGTATTTTAATCCCTGCTAATGTAGCATTATTAAGTATACTTGTCATCATATTGAATAAGCGACTCATCCCAGTTTATGATATGTTTTTAGAAGGATAG